A window of the Pungitius pungitius chromosome 3, fPunPun2.1, whole genome shotgun sequence genome harbors these coding sequences:
- the cldnj gene encoding claudin j translates to MAVQELGISLSMIGVAGTILICALPMWKVTAFIGTHLVVMQVFWEGLWMTCVSEYTGQMQCKLYDALMDLSPDLQAARGLICIGLVLGCLGFLVFILGGRCTNCLDHPGLKARLVLGSGATFCLAALVTVVAVSWTASSVIRDFYDPHVPEVLKRELGAAIYIGFVACGLLFCGGVILCTSCPFPSGGYTAARTPTRSSYAIKNYV, encoded by the coding sequence ATGGCTGTGCAGGAGCTGGGCATCAGCCTGTCCATGATCGGCGTTGCCGGGACCATCCTCATCTGCGCCCTGCCCATGTGGAAGGTGACGGCGTTCATCGGCACCCACCTGGTGGTCATGCAGGTGTTCTGGGAAGGTCTGTGGATGACATGTGTCAGTGAGTACACCGGTCAGATGCAGTGCAAGCTCTACGACGCGCTAATGGACCTGTCGCCGGACCTGCAGGCCGCCCGCGGCCTCATCTGCATCGGCCTGGTGCTGGGCTGCTTGGGCTTCCTCGTCTTCATCTTGGGGGGGCGCTGTACTAACTGCCTGGACCACCCGGGGCTCAAGGCGCGGCTGGTTCTGGGCTCTGGGGCCACCTTCTGCCTGGCGGCCCTCGTCACCGTGGTCGCCGTCTCCTGGACGGCCAGCTCCGTCATCAGGGACTTCTACGACCCGCATGTCCCCGAGGTGCTGAAGAGGGAGCTCGGGGCTGCCATATACATTGGCTTCGTGGCGTGCGGCCTGCTCTTCTGCGGGGGGGTCATCCTGTGCACCAGCTGCCCGTTCCCCTCCGGCGGATACACGGCGGCCCGGACACCCACGCGCAGCAGCTACGCCATCAAGAACTACGTGTGA
- the LOC119224522 gene encoding claudin-4-like, which translates to MEWQLDLAALGVALVGWLCAILTRCLALWTVSGTVDNTTATLPAYWDGVWLEWDHWDLAHDGSLHCSFYRSLMTLSGSFRAWRGLIMAAIGAGGFAVAIGAAGAVWFPARRQVKVFAGALFVLSGLLLLVPTAWTCHHTGQPLEGAVPLRRAWGPALYLGWVSFALMVVGGAILATRCPTGERPAERPGDDAQNREEEASHPLSRINRTAFTQSQYERRAEPL; encoded by the coding sequence ATGGAGTGGCAGCTGGATCTCGCCGCGCTCGGTGTGGCCCTCGTCGGGTGGCTGTGTGCCATCCTCACCCGCTGCCTGGCGCTGTGGACGGTGAGCGGCACCGTGGACAACACCACGGCCACGCTGCCGGCCTACTGGGACGGAGTGTGGCTGGAATGGGATCACTGGGACCTGGCCCACGACGGCAGCCTGCACTGCTCCTTCTACCGGTCCCTCATGACTCTCTCGGGGAGCTTTAGGGCGTGGAGGGGCCTCATCATGGCCGCCATCGGGGCCGGGGGGTTCGCCGTGGCGATCGGGGCGGCGGGGGCCGTGTGGTTCCCCGCGCGCCGCCAGGTCAAAGTGTTTGCGGGCGCCCTCTTTGTTTTGTCCGGGCTCTTGCTGCTTGTTCCCACAGCCTGGACGTGCCATCACACCGGGCAGCCGCTGGAGGGCGCCGTGCCGCTGAGGAGGGCCTGGGGACCCGCGCTGTACCTCGGCTGGGTCTCCTTCGCCCTGATGGTGGTCGGAGGGGCGATTCTCGCCACCAGATGCCCCACCGGGGAGAGGCCGGCCGAGCGGCCGGGGGACGACGCGCAGAaccgggaggaggaggccagccACCCGCTGAGTCGGATCAACAGGACCGCGTTCACTCAGAGCCAGTATGAGCGCAGAGCCGAGCCCCTCTGA
- the sbds gene encoding ribosome maturation protein SBDS, translating to MSIFTPTNQIRLTNVAVVRMKKGGKRFEIACYKNKVVNWRAGAEKDLDEVLQTQSVFVNVSKGQVAKKEDLTKSFGTDDLTEICKQILAKGELQVSDKERHSQLETMFRDIATIVAEKCVNPETKRPYTVSLIEGAMKEIHYSVKANKSTKQQALEVIRQLKESMGIQRAHMRLRLVLPAKEAKRLKEKLKPLLQVVESEDFDEQLEMVCLVDPGCFREIDELIRSETRGRGSLEVVSLKDVEEGEEKF from the exons ATGTCTATATTTACGCCAACAAACCAAATACGACTGACAAATGTGGCGGTGGTGAGGATGAAGAAGGGAGGGAAGCGGTTTGAAATCGCCTGCTACAAGAATAAAGTTGTGAACTGGAGAGCGGGAGC AGAGAAAGACCTGGACGAGGTCCTGCAGACTCAGTCAGTCTTCGTTAACGTGTCCAAAGGCCAGGTGGCTAAGAAGGAGGATTTGACCAAGTCGTTTGGGACAGATGATCTGACAGAAATCTGTAAACAG ATCCTGGCGAAAGGAGAACTCCAAGTGTCGGACAAGGAAAGACATTCTCAGCTGGAGACGATGTTCAGGGACATTGCAACTATTGTGGCTGAGAAGTGTGTCAACCCTGAGACCAAGAGGCCGTATACAGTCAGTCTCATTGAGGGGGCGATGAAGGAAATCCACTACTCCGTTAAGGCCAACAAGAGCACAAAACAGCAG GCTCTGGAGGTGATCCGGCAGCTGAAGGAGTCCATGGGGATCCAGAGGGCCCACATGAGGCTGCGGTTGGTGCTGCCAGCCAAAGAGGCCAAGCGGCTGAAGGAGAAACTAAAGCCACTCCTGCAGGTTGTGGAGAGTGAGGATTTTGATGAGCAGCTGGAaatg GTGTGTCTGGTGGATCCTGGCTGCTTCAGGGAGATCGATGAGCTGATCCGCAGTGAGACCAGAGGCAGAGGTTCTCTGGAGGTTGTCAGTCTGAAGGAtgtggaagagggggaggagaaattTTAG